The genomic window gacggacggggggggacggggggacggggggggacgggggggacagtGCTTCTCGGTTGGgttctctcttttctttctcaAGACGCCCTTGTCGGTAGAATGGACAGCGAGGGATCAGTTGAGGGTTCCCCTGCAGTTCTCCGCCCCACACAGACAGGGGATCTTCTCGTCCTCTATGGGGAACTTGTAGTCGTAGGTGATCTCCTCGTTGACGTTGATGGGCTGCCGCGAGTAGATGACGATCTTCTTCTGGGCCTCCACCGTGATCACCTTGGCGTAGCAGTTGGGCTACGGGGAAACACGTCGTCATGTTAACGACCTGCAGATATATCGGTTGGTCCGATTTTATGGGCCGATATTGACCCGTCAcggatatatatcgttatcggcgTACACCTTTTTGCCGACACGCACCGTTAGAAAGGGTGTTGCTGTATAAACTTAATCACCTTTTTATAAATCCTCTATTGTGGGGGTCGAATGTTGATTTTTTTATACAGAGCACATCCACGTAAACACTCTCATATGAAAGGTTAACGGCTCCTTCACATAGGTTCCATTAGCTCATGATCTTAAAAAGGTGACACattctaccaccaggtgcgagtgtgattagccgttccaagccgttttgaaaatcggcctcttctgacgtcACCAGTGgtagtgtccacctagatgtgtgctggaaagGTCAGTCTACCAGCCCACACAGTggactgggtaggctggtagactggtcagcgttgctcatctatccgtcatacagcTAGGTGGACACAGCCACACATGTttgaagaggcagattttcaaaacggcgtCGTTCAGGCCATGGGATGCGAGGGTCGTGTGCTGTGGGGTCTTACGTTGCAGCTGTGGTTGATGAAGCGGGCGAAGTTGCCGCACTTGGTGGCGTCGATGATGGTGTCGTGGTCCACGCGGAACATGTAGCTGCTGCCGATCCCCTCTTCCTCGTAGCGCTTCTCCCGCATGTCCGCGATCacctgggagacacacacacacgttagcctTTCATGTAGTGCCATTGGACAGGGGTGTTTAAGGGGTGAAAAGGGGTGTCGTGAAGGGAGTGAGGAGACTGTTGTTTCGTTGCATACAGGAACACTCTGGactgttctttattttttatttaaaaagggtTCTGGTGATCGTGGGTAATAGGTGGTTTAGCAAATGACCCCCTCGGCCAACACCCGAGCCTCTGCCCACCTGTCGGATGTTCTGGCCGACGTATTCGATGACCATCTCGTCGGCGGCGATGGGCTCCAGAGCAAACAGACCCCAGTCGTGGATGCCCGACCGACAGAACCGGATCTTCTTCTTGCGGAACTGGAGACAAGAGACGGGAAATGAGGACGTAGGGCACACTCAAGGGTAGTAAGTACTATATGAGTACCAATGAGTGAAGTAGCACTTATAGTTGACCCTCCCACCCAGAGTGTATTGATGATTCAATGCTCTACCAATTCAGTACGATGGAATCGAGGAATGGATGACTGGAGCACAGTATTAGTTTTACCATTCACTAGTTAAATTTGAGTAAAACATTTGGTTGACCTGAAGCCGGTTGATTTTAATCAATTTGTTTTACCTTAAACTGGTTGATTTGTATCAATTTGGTTGACCTGCAGCCGGTTGAATTAGAATATATATTTCTTAACTTTAACTGGTTAATTTTGAGTTAAACATGTGTTTTACCTTAAGCTGGTTGAATTTGAGTTAAACACGTGTTTTACCTTAAGCTGGTTGAATTTGAGTAAACTTGTTTTACCTTAAGCTGGTTGAATTTGagttaaaaatgtgttttaccTTAAGCTGGTTGAATTTGAGTTAACATGTTTTACCTTAAGCTGGTTGAATTTGAGTTAACATGTTTTACCTTAAGCTGGTTGAATTTGAGCAGGTCGCTGTCACAAGCGAACGAAGAGAGCAGGCGCCGCTGTTCCGAGCGGCGCTCTGAGCCCGATCTGGTGGACACGTGGACCTGGGCAGGAATGCTCATCCCCTGGGGAGACAGAGGGCGGGGGTGAGGAGTCTGTACCGTGTTCACCGCTCCACTAGGTCATAATGGCTCATATGATCAAGTCTATAAAAGGGATGCCCCAATGACGACAGTAGGTTCAGATACAGGTGATACACCAGAATAACAACCAGTCTCTCCGTGCAAACATCCATGGCAAAGGTACATAGAAATGTTTCCAACAtccaaaatgaaaagaaaaagtatactCCGACACAGTGCGTTCTGACAGATGAAGCGCTAGGGCCGCTTATGGAAagaatcataatcacgattatttgggtcaatattgaaattacGATTATTCAAAACACGATGCATtcattcagcatttctctccagaACAACACTTTGTAGCTGAGAACTTTGGCATTTCCcctgaaaaaaaatacacaaaatgtttcCATCGAAAATAATGAACAAACACTTATCCATCTGTTTTGCAATTTCAatgaaacatttaatgaataaaacaaatatgatttacaaaaaaataaataaattaaacccgattatattagtttggagaGTTTGACCCAGAAATCATAATAACGTTCAAAATGTGCTAAATTGCACGGCCCTATGAGCGCTGAGCCTTATCCCCGCGCCCCTCACGCCCCCGGGGGCCTCACCTGGGTGTCGGCGGGGGGCTCCTCCGACAGCAGTCGCGTGCTCTGCAGGTACTTGATCTTGTCCTTCCTCTCGATCTTGTAGTAGCCCTCGCTGCGGGCGCAGCCGGTGGAGTGGTCACGCATGCCGTCGTCGCGCCGCTTGCGCTTCACCGCCGGCACGTTGGTAGGTGCAGAGGAGTTAAGGGCCACAGCGCAACCGTCAGAGAACCCACCGCCTGGCTAActtctgagggggggggggggggttctaaagGCTAGCGGGTTTGTTGTTTGAACGGCGGCGAGGAATCGTCCCGCCGACGGACATACAGCCCTGACGTTTGACGGGAGAGGACACCTGAACTGGAATAGCTTCAAATAGGAAGCATGAATGGGGTTCGGGCTTTGTCGTGTTGTTAAAAACACCGAACCCCTGCTATAGCATCAGAACCTCAGACAGTTACTGAGTTACTGCTTTTCTGTTTCACCTTATAAAAGTAACATGCATTCGCTTCTCATCATTAGAAAACATCCCCCTTTAGCTGCCTCTCACCATTATACACAATGCGGTAAATGCCTCCCCGTAATGGCCAGAAGAGGgcgccaacaacaacaaccatccCTTCATGAGTACACACAAACGGCGGGAGGAGCAGTGAAGGATATGAGGGTGGTTGACCCACAGCGTGTCGTTCAGCCAGACGTTGCAGTCGTCCTGCTGCAGCATCTTGTCGTAGGTGACCTGCAGCAGGCGGATGTCCTCCTCGTCGATGCCGTCGTTCCAGATGTCGTACAGGATGGTCACCTCCTCGAAGTCGCTGCGCAGCGCGAAGCAGGGCCGCGAGGGCGTGGCGGCGGGTGACAGGctgtccagcagcagctcctcccAGCGGCGCCGCGCCCGCCGCGCCGGCTGCACCGACGACAGCCGGTAGGGCGGGaagccgtcgtcgtcgtcgagGCACGCCTCCGCCTTGACCGTCTTCTCTTCCCGGAAGTCCAGGCCGCGGTGGTCCGACGCCTCGGGGCGCTTCGGGGGCAACGCCGCGTCGGGGAGCAGCGACCTCGCGTGGGGGTCCGGCAGGAGGGCCGAGGGGTCCGGCGACTCGGCGGGCGGCATCGGCTCCGAGGGGAACTTCTTGTTCTTGGGCCGGCCGAGCTTCCTCTTGCTGGAGGCCAGGAGGTCGGGCGTGGCGGGGACCTCCGCCGGGGGCGGGTCCTCCGAGAGCTCGGCCGAGTCCTCCGCCGAGGTGGAcagggcgggcggcggcggcggcggcggcgtcgggGTGGACGGCAGGGGGGCCGGCGCCGTGAAGGGCGGCTCCTTGAAGAGCGGCCGCTCGTCCCGGCTCTCCGACGAGGGCTTCCTGTGGAGGGGGGCGGGCTCTGGGAAGACCGGCGTGAAGGTGAGGTCGCGGCCCGGCGTGCGGGGGATCCCCGAGCCCGGGACGGGGGACTGGGCGGGGTAGGAGAAGGGGCTGCCGAGGACGTGGGGGGAGCTGAGCAGGAGGCTGCCGCCCGTCAGCGGGGCGTCGCCGCCGGGCGTGACCGGCACCACGTCGCTGCTCTGCGACTGGAGCGGGCCCCGGGCGCGGCCCCCCGGGGGGTCCCGGCCCGGGGTGCGGGGGAACTCCTCGTCGTCCGTGGACGTGCGGGGCCAGCGGGAGACGTCGTGCGGCGCGGGGCCcgccgggggagggggaggcagcgGGGGGAGGCGGCCTTCTAGCGCCGGgtggggcgggagggggaggtgcatgAGGGCGGCGGGGTGGGgtttggggggcggggggtctgTCTTtagggcgggcgggggggtctTTCTACAGGGGGTGCCCGCCGCCGTCTGAGGCTTGCCTTGAACGTCGTTGTCGCTCTCGCTGAGGGAGCCCGTGGGGGTCGGGGGTCGGAGGACGTAGTcctggggggggcgggactTGGGCGTCGGAGCGGCGCCTTTGGCCTCCGCATTGGGCGCCTCTGCTGCAACACAAACAGGAaatacagagtgagagagagtcagggggaagagagagagagagacagagagagagagagagagagagagagacagagagagagagacagagagagagagagagagagagagacagagagagagagacagagagacagagagacagagagagagagagagagagagagagagagagagagagagagagacagagagacagagagacagagagaaagaaagaaagaaagaaagaaagaaagaaagaaagagagagagagacacagggagagagagacacagggagagagagacacagggagagagagacacagggagagagagacacagggagagagtgagagagaatcagagagtgaaagtgaaagtgagacggagagatgacacagacacacacacacacgagatacAAACAGAGCattagagagacacagagcattagagagagacagagggtgagTGAAACCAACCTGGTATGTGTTTGGGTGAGGGTGGCCTGAGGCGGTCCGGGCTGGGCGGCCCAGGGGGGGGTCCGTCGTCCTTGGGGCTGGGGGGTCTCCGTTTAGACTTGATCCTCAGCTCCTCCGCGGGGCTGGCGTCGTTGCCGGAGTCGTCCTCGGGACAGGGGCCCGTGGGGGTCCGCGGCCGCCGGGCCTCCgacgccacctccacctccgccgcctcctcgtcggaggaggaagacgaggaggaggaagaggacgacgacgacgaccgcACCTGGAGCTCCTTGTCCCCGTCGTCGGGGTcggccaccagctcctccttctcctcggcctcctgctcctcgcccGAGCTCGACTCGTACTCGGACGAGTCGCCGCTGGCCGCCGACGAGTCGTAGCTGGCCTTGGACGACGCCGAGCTCTCCACCTCTGTTGGAGGGAACAGAAAGGGGCCGCGGTCAGACGGTGGACGGAGACCGCACGAAGGAGTCGCACGGGAACAAATGGGGGGACGCTGAggctgcttgattatggaaATCATAATCAGTTATTttacgattatttttgagtttataaaataataatcctgCTGCATTTATTCAGCCTTTCTCTcacgttgtaactgagaacccttaaaaaaagaccaaaaaaattctagccgatttttttttttataaaatctgTACAAGTacgtatccagctgttctgaaatttctataaaacatttcatgaataaaataaagatatcttaaaaaatatatctaacAATAATATTGTTTCAACAAAATGGGACTGATTGCAGAGCCCTGGGGGACATCACGGTTACCGTCGTCGGACGAGTCTGTGGAGTCACCGTCACTGCCGCTGGACGACTCggcctcttcgtcctcctcctcctcctcctcggcacTCTCCTGTAACAACGAGTGTGAGGTGACGTTAAGGTGACAGACCCCTTCGGTTTGGAGCGTCTTTGGTCACATATTCAGTCAGGTGGTTCAAAGCACGGATGAGACCGAGCATAACCGGTCGCTTACGTTTGCAAAGCCGTCGACGTCACTCGACCGTACCTTGTCTGACGATAGCCTTTGCGTGGCCTTGGCTTCATCCAAGTCCTCCTCCCGGTCCGACAGagactcctccttctccgacgtctccacctgctcctcgcCCTCGCTGTCCAGTTTCAGGGGTCTGGAGGGCCGCCGCTTTGCCGCGATTCCCTCCGCGTCCATCTTGGAGTCTTCCGAGGGGAGCTCCGCGGGGTCTCTGTCCCGGTCTGAACGGAAACAAGAGAGCGTGATGAAGGGGAGTTTAAGACGTCAAAACAATGCCCACTCCACAACCCATAATTAAATCAGCTGACTGACGGACTAGACTGGTGTTGCTACTGAAAATGAGAGGGCGCCACAAGATGGTGCTGTCGAGCCGCAATGGCATAAGGGATCGGGACTATATGGAATAATATCTGAATCCTGGTAATTGTATTAGCCAGATTATAGATTACAACTGGGCAATTGCCTCATGCATAACACAAAACTCAAACAGACCTTCAAAATGGTCAGATCTGTAATGAATGTTCCAGGTTGACAGAAGCTTGATAAAGCTAGTccaaatttaaatatttaaccATAACGTTCATGTAGTTTGCCTTTTATACTGATTATTCCTAGCTAATGAGGAACCAATTTCAGTTGGTTTGTTGGGAATTGGATGATTGGCCTAGGAGATGTTTGGTAAGAAGTCTAGGGTCCTGATGGTCGTTGGAGACCAAAAGCACCTGCATCATTATGGACTCTTTCTAATTGGCCTTTTGTCAATTAGAAAGAGTTGCCCGTTGAGCGTGCTAGAGACTTGGTCCAACCGGTTGCTAGTCCCAGATTTGGAGGGTTGCCGACATGTGGGGGAAAAGTGAGCAAGGGGAACCTTGTGGCCGAGAGAATCGTAAGAAATCCTCATCGACAACAGGTGTCCTAACCACACCTAATCAGAACATATGTAtactgtataataataatactaatccATGGCTCACCTTCATCCTCCAGCTCGTCGTCCACAGGGGTGGACGGCCGCACGCGCTTGTTGTCCCCTGAAGCGATGGGATCGGGCTTCCGCTTCACCTAacaccccccagacacacacacacacacacacacacacaccaccgatCAGCGACCCAGACATCagactcctctccccccccccccaggtggggcCTTTGTTTCGCAGGCAGCGGGCGAGGCTCACCTTGAAGGAGGGCAGGCGGATGGCCCCCCGTAGGCAGATCCCCATGCCCATGCCCTCGTAGCTCAACGCCTCGCCCTTGTTCCAGTTCTCCAGCAGGCTGGAGCTGATGGGCTCCTTGGGTTtgggcctctcctcctccttgccctCGCCGGCCTTCACGGGGGTCAGGGACGCCTGGGGAACGAGAGAGGCCGTTAAACGGTCGGGTTCTACGGTCGGTTGCATCTGGGGTCCACAGGGTGCAAGGTATGAGTGTACTGACACCTATCCAAAACTAATGCGTTATCACACATCATATTAAGTATCATGTTCAAGTTTAGTTCCTCCTGGGTCTATGCCAGAACCACCCGATTCTAGAATAGGCAATTTTGTAAAGCGTATTCCAAACTATTTAAGCTTTGTTTGCATTAAGAACTGTGTCAACATCATAACAATGCTGATCATATCCTTATTCAAAAGATTACATCAGTAAGTATTCAAATCACATATTCTATTTTGCTTGGCAAATTCACTAGTCAAAATGCGCGACAACAGAATGGTAATTGAGAGGgagaacacaaaaaaaagttgTTAGAGAATTT from Gadus macrocephalus chromosome 4, ASM3116895v1 includes these protein-coding regions:
- the setd1ba gene encoding histone-lysine N-methyltransferase SETD1B-A isoform X1, whose translation is MSKPGERNRLNEDHGRKQSSSLANGMDHPVCSSGEKRSHHWRSYKLIIDPALKKGQHKLYRYDGQTFNMPNSGMLPLESVRDPRIGRLWTKYKETDLPVPTFKIDECYIGRVPPKEVTFARLNDNIREPFLTEMCKKYGDLEEVDILYNPKNKKHLGIAKVVFENVKAAKLAVQTLHNTSVMGNIIHVELDPKGENRLRYFQLLLNGSYTPLTLPVGVEDGSDVSPHSLAEALLNCEPSRRPSESGASGTTGGTAAGSAAAANSSSTPLSMDTAYSSLRQETPQSQGTPHTPRQSGTPFSQDSNYSSRTSTPAYQASRTESSGRSRRHESKFQDAYNRRPEKPQYRSNTYRVTTPSSSEPASYKTHQVTPPEPPAPASPFPYTPPPPPAVASFKSSYPAYQAPPPPAFPPANESSFHHPGQRDGEYIRPPQPPPVAPTTPSTDKNRPETPPPVPPPEPGPPPSTPPLPRTPERRPSPGNPTLDAERNSLDSRIEMLLKEKRTKLPFLAERDSDTEVRMEGSPISSSSSQLSPVPPYTGASSCQAGPRTSRPPSTGLEDVSPTPLPESDDEEPVLGSAPLLKRPCSPVPEKTNDLKEGPFGNHTPTENTDLGNHSSGEDMEISEDEMPGGSPLDSSECAKGIVVNSAVSPMHPGHSMFPIHQSAFALQHAHLALPGAHPHLAGVPHHMLPHMGPYPPGMMPLMQMDLMNCLPQWGSVHMSFQMQTQMLSRMSQTGGGPYPYPHYMGGGASVPFGGPYAPVSMGATPAGSPGQPWPQPSIPKFNPAVPPPGYEDQKEDPHKATVDGVLLVIVKELKAIMKRDLNRKMVEVVAFRAFDDWWDKKERSAKASLTPVKAGEGKEEERPKPKEPISSSLLENWNKGEALSYEGMGMGICLRGAIRLPSFKVKRKPDPIASGDNKRVRPSTPVDDELEDEDRDRDPAELPSEDSKMDAEGIAAKRRPSRPLKLDSEGEEQVETSEKEESLSDREEDLDEAKATQRLSSDKESAEEEEEEDEEAESSSGSDGDSTDSSDDEVESSASSKASYDSSAASGDSSEYESSSGEEQEAEEKEELVADPDDGDKELQVRSSSSSSSSSSSSSSDEEAAEVEVASEARRPRTPTGPCPEDDSGNDASPAEELRIKSKRRPPSPKDDGPPPGPPSPDRLRPPSPKHIPAEAPNAEAKGAAPTPKSRPPQDYVLRPPTPTGSLSESDNDVQGKPQTAAGTPCRKTPPPALKTDPPPPKPHPAALMHLPLPPHPALEGRLPPLPPPPPAGPAPHDVSRWPRTSTDDEEFPRTPGRDPPGGRARGPLQSQSSDVVPVTPGGDAPLTGGSLLLSSPHVLGSPFSYPAQSPVPGSGIPRTPGRDLTFTPVFPEPAPLHRKPSSESRDERPLFKEPPFTAPAPLPSTPTPPPPPPPALSTSAEDSAELSEDPPPAEVPATPDLLASSKRKLGRPKNKKFPSEPMPPAESPDPSALLPDPHARSLLPDAALPPKRPEASDHRGLDFREEKTVKAEACLDDDDGFPPYRLSSVQPARRARRRWEELLLDSLSPAATPSRPCFALRSDFEEVTILYDIWNDGIDEEDIRLLQVTYDKMLQQDDCNVWLNDTLWVNHPPTNVPAVKRKRRDDGMRDHSTGCARSEGYYKIERKDKIKYLQSTRLLSEEPPADTQGMSIPAQVHVSTRSGSERRSEQRRLLSSFACDSDLLKFNQLKFRKKKIRFCRSGIHDWGLFALEPIAADEMVIEYVGQNIRQVIADMREKRYEEEGIGSSYMFRVDHDTIIDATKCGNFARFINHSCNPNCYAKVITVEAQKKIVIYSRQPINVNEEITYDYKFPIEDEKIPCLCGAENCRGTLN
- the setd1ba gene encoding histone-lysine N-methyltransferase SETD1B-A isoform X2, whose product is MDHPVCSSGEKRSHHWRSYKLIIDPALKKGQHKLYRYDGQTFNMPNSGMLPLESVRDPRIGRLWTKYKETDLPVPTFKIDECYIGRVPPKEVTFARLNDNIREPFLTEMCKKYGDLEEVDILYNPKNKKHLGIAKVVFENVKAAKLAVQTLHNTSVMGNIIHVELDPKGENRLRYFQLLLNGSYTPLTLPVGVEDGSDVSPHSLAEALLNCEPSRRPSESGASGTTGGTAAGSAAAANSSSTPLSMDTAYSSLRQETPQSQGTPHTPRQSGTPFSQDSNYSSRTSTPAYQASRTESSGRSRRHESKFQDAYNRRPEKPQYRSNTYRVTTPSSSEPASYKTHQVTPPEPPAPASPFPYTPPPPPAVASFKSSYPAYQAPPPPAFPPANESSFHHPGQRDGEYIRPPQPPPVAPTTPSTDKNRPETPPPVPPPEPGPPPSTPPLPRTPERRPSPGNPTLDAERNSLDSRIEMLLKEKRTKLPFLAERDSDTEVRMEGSPISSSSSQLSPVPPYTGASSCQAGPRTSRPPSTGLEDVSPTPLPESDDEEPVLGSAPLLKRPCSPVPEKTNDLKEGPFGNHTPTENTDLGNHSSGEDMEISEDEMPGGSPLDSSECAKGIVVNSAVSPMHPGHSMFPIHQSAFALQHAHLALPGAHPHLAGVPHHMLPHMGPYPPGMMPLMQMDLMNCLPQWGSVHMSFQMQTQMLSRMSQTGGGPYPYPHYMGGGASVPFGGPYAPVSMGATPAGSPGQPWPQPSIPKFNPAVPPPGYEDQKEDPHKATVDGVLLVIVKELKAIMKRDLNRKMVEVVAFRAFDDWWDKKERSAKASLTPVKAGEGKEEERPKPKEPISSSLLENWNKGEALSYEGMGMGICLRGAIRLPSFKVKRKPDPIASGDNKRVRPSTPVDDELEDEDRDRDPAELPSEDSKMDAEGIAAKRRPSRPLKLDSEGEEQVETSEKEESLSDREEDLDEAKATQRLSSDKESAEEEEEEDEEAESSSGSDGDSTDSSDDEVESSASSKASYDSSAASGDSSEYESSSGEEQEAEEKEELVADPDDGDKELQVRSSSSSSSSSSSSSSDEEAAEVEVASEARRPRTPTGPCPEDDSGNDASPAEELRIKSKRRPPSPKDDGPPPGPPSPDRLRPPSPKHIPAEAPNAEAKGAAPTPKSRPPQDYVLRPPTPTGSLSESDNDVQGKPQTAAGTPCRKTPPPALKTDPPPPKPHPAALMHLPLPPHPALEGRLPPLPPPPPAGPAPHDVSRWPRTSTDDEEFPRTPGRDPPGGRARGPLQSQSSDVVPVTPGGDAPLTGGSLLLSSPHVLGSPFSYPAQSPVPGSGIPRTPGRDLTFTPVFPEPAPLHRKPSSESRDERPLFKEPPFTAPAPLPSTPTPPPPPPPALSTSAEDSAELSEDPPPAEVPATPDLLASSKRKLGRPKNKKFPSEPMPPAESPDPSALLPDPHARSLLPDAALPPKRPEASDHRGLDFREEKTVKAEACLDDDDGFPPYRLSSVQPARRARRRWEELLLDSLSPAATPSRPCFALRSDFEEVTILYDIWNDGIDEEDIRLLQVTYDKMLQQDDCNVWLNDTLWVNHPPTNVPAVKRKRRDDGMRDHSTGCARSEGYYKIERKDKIKYLQSTRLLSEEPPADTQGMSIPAQVHVSTRSGSERRSEQRRLLSSFACDSDLLKFNQLKFRKKKIRFCRSGIHDWGLFALEPIAADEMVIEYVGQNIRQVIADMREKRYEEEGIGSSYMFRVDHDTIIDATKCGNFARFINHSCNPNCYAKVITVEAQKKIVIYSRQPINVNEEITYDYKFPIEDEKIPCLCGAENCRGTLN